The Deltaproteobacteria bacterium sequence ACTGCAAAGCGCGGTGCAATCTGCCCTCCGCAAACGGCGCCGAGGGCTCCCCAGAAAAAATAGCCCCAATTAAGATTTGCTGAAAATATCCCGTGACTCATTGCGCCTACAAGGGATAGCAGAAACATTAAGTGGATGACTGTTGCAACAGCGCCGGTCATTTCCATATTTAATTTGTTTTTCAGCGATGGAATGAGCCATTCGCCGACGCCTACCGATAAAAAGCCCATCAGGAGCCCAAAAAATGCCGGGATGGGCAGTATTTGGGCAACCTTTTTTTTATCAAAGCGGTAGAGTCCCTGAGCGCTTAGCTCCTCACGGCCCGATATGAAAACAAGGGCCAAAATAAGCGACATTGCGCCCAAGGCAAGGTTCACTTGATTTTCAGGCAGCTTTACCGTGAGGAGGCTGCCAAGCACGATACCCGGCAGGGCCACTAAAAAAAGTATTCCTGTCAGTCTCTTTTCAACATGAGCCACTTTCGAGTATGCCAGGCTTCCACTTCCCATCCCTGCCACCTGAATCATCAAAGATATGGATACCGCCTCTTGTGGAGGCACGCCATAAGCCAGGATTAAAAGCGGCATCCACAAGATCCCGCCACCAATTCCTATGGTCATGGCAACAGAAGCAATTCCCACACCGGCAGGGAATAAGAATAATTCCATACCCACCTCAGTCCAGATTATTCAGGTCTGTTTCAAGAAGCTCAAATTCTCCGGAAAAATTTTTCAAAGAGTTGAGTTCCTTTTCCAGACGGTCAAATTGGCCTGCATGGGCCAAACTTATTTCTTTGCTGTTCCCGCAAGAGCGCCGGATCGAGTCAAGGGTCTCCAGCATATGTTTACAGGAACTATGGGTAAGGGCGGAAACTTCCTGCAAGTTACTTGTTAACTCATTGATCGCCGTTCCCAATTGTCCTATCTCATTGTCCGTTTCTATCTCTATGACCTGACTTAAGTCCCCTTCGTTTATATGGTTTGCGGCGTCAACCATCCGTTGTAAAGGCATGGTAATATTTCTGACAAACATGAGCAGCACAATAGCTACGACCAGCGTCAAGACGCCGAACATGACAACAACCTTGGTTCTTAGTTTTGCAAGGGGGTCAACATCTTGTTTGTGCACACTTTCATCTGAAGCATTTGTCTTTGCGGCAGAGATGTTTTGCCATATTTCCTCTTTCAGGTCGCTTCTGCTCATTTCAAAGGTGAACTCGACGCCGATCATCAAGGCAGCAATGACGATGAGCAGGAAATAGGCAAGAAGCTTTCTTTCGAGTCCCCGTTTCATTTATTCCTCTCTAACACCAAAGTAATCACATAAGGCTTTTGTAGATCATGTGAATCGCAGTAATTGCTATGGCCGTTCCGAAGAGATATTTCAGCGTTAGTGATGGCAGCCACCTGGCTATTTGCGGACCGATCTGCCCGCCGATAATCACTCCGGGAATGGTATATATAGCCACTTCCCAGCGGATCAGCCCGGAGGAAAGGTTTAGCGCTGTGGCGAGCCAGTTCATGGCTGCTTCAATCAGTATGGCCGTTGCAATCGCACGGTGGGGTTGGACCTTTAAATACCTTTCCAGCAAAGGAAACATACTCTCTGCTGTTCCTACGGATGAAACGCCGCTGGAAATACCGCCTAAAAAGGGCACCCAAAATACGGGATAGACTTCATCTACTCCGATAGCATACCTTGTGCCTTTCTTCCTTTGAATTGCCGATACAAAGGTCCATATAGCTATGGTGAGGACAAGGGAGCCAAATATAAACTTTAATATGCCGGGGCTTAAAATAGTCAGCAGATGATTACCGATAATCAGTCCCGGTATACCGAAAATGATCAAGGAGAATGCAATGTCGAACTCTATCTGCTTCTGCCTGAAATATCGTATGGCCCCGGAAGACATGCCGCACAATTCCGTAAGCATGCCTGTGGCCACTCCCTGGGCAGGGTGAAGTCCCATAATACCGATAAAGATAGGCTGGAAAATGATCCCGCCCCCAAATCCGCTGCTGTTTGCAAGTGATGCGATTACAATGGCGACAGGAAAGATCTTCCAGTAAATGAGTGATCCTTCTAAAAAAGCAAGTATATCACCAGTCACGTGAGATCCTTGAACTTCTCCAGAATATGGTCCGGCTCATTTCCTTTTACATGTTCACCATCATAGACAACGTTGTAATAATCAAAGGCCTGGACCATTTCCTTCAGTTCATCCATCTTTTCGGCCATAAGATCGAGTTGTTCATTGAGTTTCCGGTTCTCATTGTTTTCCTCAGGTCTGTTTTCCTCTATTTTTTCCAGGATATTTGTCATATCGTGGTCTACAGCACCCACAAAGAGCAGGACTTCCTGTAAGTTAACGGCAAGGTCATTAAAGCACTCGCCAAGTTGACCGATCTCATCCTTTGACATAACGGGTACGGTAGCGCTAAGGTTGCCGTCGCGAAGTTCCTTTGCGGCAAGGACCATATCGTCCAGTGGATTGGCAATGTTTTTTATGAAAATCAGGAGGGTTACACTAATTGATGTTGCCACAATAAAGAGAAGAATCATCATTCTCACCTGCAACTCTCTTATCGGTTTGAATGTCTTCTCCAACTCTGATTTATTTAGTTCAATGTGAGGGCGTACTTCGGTAATATTTGCTAAAATCTGATCTAAAAGCTTAGGTTCTCCCACTTCCCATATCATTTCCAGACCCACTACCAATGATACAAAAGCAATGAGAAGAAAATAGATAAGCAGCTTCTTTTTTAATTTGGAAAAAGGCCGCTGGTTAAAGAAAAACAGCCTCCCGTTTTTCATTTGGCTTTCCTTGCTTCGGCGTTCATCTCCCCGCCACTCTTTAGTATTATTCTCTGAGCTATTAGCAGAATCTTTTGACATAAATAGCCTCATTAGTCGCCCCGAAGGGGTGATTCAATATTAGATTAAATTTTGTCCAGGATACCCTTTAAGCTGCCGATGTCACCTTTGGCTATAAAGCCGATGACTCCAAGGGCGCTTGCTATTTTTTTGTAATCATCTTCTTGCAGTATGGTAACGACAACTATTTTGGCGCCGGGATCAAGCGACAGTATCTCTTTGCTGGCGCTTAGCCCGTCCTTGCCACGCATGGTAACGTCCATTGTGACCAGGTCCGGTTTTAATTTCTGGTAAAGCTCGACTGCGTCGTCACCGTTTTTTGCCTCACCGACAACTTCAGCGTCATGTGATTCGATCTCTTTTCTAAGCCGTTTCCGCATAAATGCCGAATCATCCACAATCAGTACCCTTTTACCCATTTTTACACCTCAAGTTATATTTTATAAATCTTTTTTACGCATCTCTTTTAATTGTTTGAGATTGAAAACCCGGTAAAACCCTTAACTAGTTAAGGCCCGCCAGGTTTTACAGTATCTCTGATAAGCATTTCAGCCACCCTGCCGTACGCCTTGGCCCCGGCGGACTTACTGTCAAACATGAGTGTCGGAACCCCTGCTCCCACCGATTCGGCCAATTTGACGTTTCGGGGGATAACGACAGGAATCAACTGTCCTTTCAGACTTTGCCTGACCTTAAGAACAATGGTTTTAGCAAGGTTTGTCCGCCCGTCAAACATGGTCAGCAGAAAACGTATTGTCTTAAGCCTGGGGTTGACCTTTCGCCTGATCAGTTCAACACGTTTGGTAATTAGAGGCAGTGTGTTTACGGCATGATATTCACACTGAACGGGAATAATAACGTAATTTGCCGCAGCGAGGGCATTTACAGTCATTGTTCCTGCTGAGGGAGGGCAATCTATGATGACATAATTAAATTTTTCATGCATCGGTTTCAGGGCGAAATCCATCGTCCGCCACTGTTTTCCTGCAAGACGCAGGGCGTCCTCCCGTTCACCGGTCCAAACATTGGATGGAACAATATACATGTTAGGCATTTTTGTTTTATAAATAACGGAACTCATAGGACAATGGTCTGTAAATACCTCAAATATCCCACCATTGGTTTTAGACCTGAAAAGTCCAAGGCCGGTCCCGACGCATCCCTGGGGATCCATATCGATTAAAAGGGTCCGGTGTCCTTCATCGGCAAGGCTGGCAGCCAGGTTAAGTGCTGTAGTTGTTTTTCCGACGCCGCCTTTTTGGCTTACGACAGCAATAATGGCACGAATCATTTTACCTCTGGCTTTCTTTGATCTTTGCAGATCTTAAGTACGTTTTGATTGCTTACGGGTAACACGGGCCGTACGTTTGCGTTCAAGTGCATACTGGATCAGGGCCGGCACATCAAGGATTAAAGAAACCCTTCCGTCTCCCAGGATCGTGGCTCCCGAAATTCCGTCCGTTTCCATATAGGCCTCTTCAAAAGGTTTGATGACTATGGAACTTTCACCGATGAGAGAATCTACGACAATTCCGGACTCTTTCACGCCATCGGTAACAATAACGGCGAAGAATTGCGGATTTTCCTCTTTGTTCTTCTCTTCTATGTTAAAGATGTCTGAAAGCCTGAGAAGGGGGATCACCTTGTCCCGTAACCGGATGACTTCCGTATTTTCAATGGTTTCAATTTCATTTCCTCTGGTGCGTTCCGTTTCAATGACGGA is a genomic window containing:
- a CDS encoding sulfite exporter TauE/SafE family protein, which codes for MELFLFPAGVGIASVAMTIGIGGGILWMPLLILAYGVPPQEAVSISLMIQVAGMGSGSLAYSKVAHVEKRLTGILFLVALPGIVLGSLLTVKLPENQVNLALGAMSLILALVFISGREELSAQGLYRFDKKKVAQILPIPAFFGLLMGFLSVGVGEWLIPSLKNKLNMEMTGAVATVIHLMFLLSLVGAMSHGIFSANLNWGYFFWGALGAVCGGQIAPRFAVKVSDRLLKEMFVYLMTLTGIHLIFHSI
- a CDS encoding HAMP domain-containing protein, with product MKRGLERKLLAYFLLIVIAALMIGVEFTFEMSRSDLKEEIWQNISAAKTNASDESVHKQDVDPLAKLRTKVVVMFGVLTLVVAIVLLMFVRNITMPLQRMVDAANHINEGDLSQVIEIETDNEIGQLGTAINELTSNLQEVSALTHSSCKHMLETLDSIRRSCGNSKEISLAHAGQFDRLEKELNSLKNFSGEFELLETDLNNLD
- a CDS encoding sulfite exporter TauE/SafE family protein, producing MTGDILAFLEGSLIYWKIFPVAIVIASLANSSGFGGGIIFQPIFIGIMGLHPAQGVATGMLTELCGMSSGAIRYFRQKQIEFDIAFSLIIFGIPGLIIGNHLLTILSPGILKFIFGSLVLTIAIWTFVSAIQRKKGTRYAIGVDEVYPVFWVPFLGGISSGVSSVGTAESMFPLLERYLKVQPHRAIATAILIEAAMNWLATALNLSSGLIRWEVAIYTIPGVIIGGQIGPQIARWLPSLTLKYLFGTAIAITAIHMIYKSLM
- a CDS encoding cell wall metabolism sensor histidine kinase WalK, encoding MSKDSANSSENNTKEWRGDERRSKESQMKNGRLFFFNQRPFSKLKKKLLIYFLLIAFVSLVVGLEMIWEVGEPKLLDQILANITEVRPHIELNKSELEKTFKPIRELQVRMMILLFIVATSISVTLLIFIKNIANPLDDMVLAAKELRDGNLSATVPVMSKDEIGQLGECFNDLAVNLQEVLLFVGAVDHDMTNILEKIEENRPEENNENRKLNEQLDLMAEKMDELKEMVQAFDYYNVVYDGEHVKGNEPDHILEKFKDLT
- a CDS encoding response regulator, whose protein sequence is MGKRVLIVDDSAFMRKRLRKEIESHDAEVVGEAKNGDDAVELYQKLKPDLVTMDVTMRGKDGLSASKEILSLDPGAKIVVVTILQEDDYKKIASALGVIGFIAKGDIGSLKGILDKI
- a CDS encoding ParA family protein, whose amino-acid sequence is MIRAIIAVVSQKGGVGKTTTALNLAASLADEGHRTLLIDMDPQGCVGTGLGLFRSKTNGGIFEVFTDHCPMSSVIYKTKMPNMYIVPSNVWTGEREDALRLAGKQWRTMDFALKPMHEKFNYVIIDCPPSAGTMTVNALAAANYVIIPVQCEYHAVNTLPLITKRVELIRRKVNPRLKTIRFLLTMFDGRTNLAKTIVLKVRQSLKGQLIPVVIPRNVKLAESVGAGVPTLMFDSKSAGAKAYGRVAEMLIRDTVKPGGP